A DNA window from Ipomoea triloba cultivar NCNSP0323 chromosome 10, ASM357664v1 contains the following coding sequences:
- the LOC116033602 gene encoding probable amidase At4g34880 → MGSYKIIFFSLCTVLFIASSSRRIEGSLFLFPMKEASVCDLQAAFQHNRVNSRQLVEFYIANIQKLNPVLKAVIQVNPEALDLADKADQERKNKTSVTSLSLLHGIPVLVKDNISTKDKLNTTAGSCALLGSIVPQDAGVVKKLRKAGAIILGKASMTEWAAFRSDAMPSGWNCRLGQAVNPYVASADPSGSSTGSAISAAANLVTVTLGTETAGSILSPSNANSVVGIKPTVGLTSRAGVVPISHRQDTVGPICRTVSDAVHVLDVIVGYDPDDKQATHEASMYIPQGGYAQFLKADGLKGKRLGITRNNGLVGFNDDSETLKAYEQHFTTLRQRGAELVDNLEIPNFELLVHSVIAAQDIALKAEFKIDVNAYLGNLVESPVRSLEDVIAYNQKNADGEMIEKYGQNILVEAEETRGIGRLEREALANIKKACKDGFEKLMKDNNLDALMSPGSDVASILALGGYPGINVPAGYDKNGVPFGVSFGGLKGSEPKLIEIAYGFEQATMIRKAPPV, encoded by the exons ATGGGTAGCTATAAAATTATCTTCTTTTCCCTCTGCACTGTCTTGTTTATCGCCAGCAGCAGCAGAAGGATTGAAGGCAGTTTATTTTTATTCCCAATGAAAGAAGCAAGTGTTTGCGATCTTCAGGCTGCTTTCCAGCACAACAGGGTCAACTCCAGGCAACTTGTAGAGTTCTATATTGCTAATATCCAGAAGCTCAATCCAGTTCTTAAAGCAGTCATCCAAGTCAATCCAGAAGCACTTGACTTGGCAGATAAAGCTGATCAAGAACGTAAAAACAAGACATCAGTGACTTCTCTGTCGTTGTTACATGGTATTCCCGTTCTTGTGAAGGACAACATTTCAACCAAGGATAAGCTGAACACAACTGCTGGATCTTGTGCGCTTCTTGGGTCAATTGTGCCTCAGGATGCAGGTGTTGTGAAGAAATTGAGAAAAGCTGGGGCGATCATACTGGGAAAAGCAAGCATGACTGAGTGGGCAGCTTTCAGGTCAGATGCCATGCCCAGTGGCTGGAATTGTAGACTTGGCCAAGCTGTG AATCCTTATGTAGCATCTGCTGATCCGTCGGGTTCAAGCACCGGTTCAGCAATATCAGCAGCTGCAAATTTGGTCACAGTTACACTAGGCACAGAAACAGCAGGATCCATCTTGAGTCCATCCAATGCCAATTCAGTTGTTGGGATCAAACCCACTGTAGGCCTAACAAGCCGAGCAGGTGTTGTGCCAATTTCACATAGACAGGACACCGTCGG GCCAATTTGCAGGACTGTGAGTGATGCAGTTCATGTCCTAGATGTTATTGTTGGATATGATCCTGATGACAAACAGGCAACACATGAAGCTTCAATGTACATTCCACAAGGCGGGTATGCCCAATTTCTCAAGGCTGATGGACTAAAGGGTAAGAGATTGGGGATTACCAGGAACAATGGTTTAGTTGGGTTCAATGACGACTCAGAAACCTTGAAAGCTTATGAACAACATTTCACAACACTGAG GCAAAGAGGAGCAGAGTTGGTTGACAATTTGGAGATACCCAATTTTGAGCTGCTAGTCCATTCTGTTATTGCTGCTCAAGACATAGCTCTGAAAGCAGAGTTCAAGATTGATGTGAATGCCTACCTTGGAAACTTAGTGGAATCTCCAGTGCGATCCTTGGAGGATGTGATTGCATATAACCAAAAAAATGCAGATGGC GAAATGATTGAGAAGTATGGGCAAAATATACTGGTGGAAGCTGAGGAGACTAGAGGGATAGGGAGATTGGAAAGAGAGGCGCTTGCGAATATCAAAAAAGCCTGCAAGGATGGGTTTGAGAAGTTGATGAAAGACAATAATTTGGATGCGTTAATGTCGCCTGGATCAGATGTAGCTTCCATTCTTGCACTTGGAGGGTATCCAGGAATCAATGTTCCAGCGGGGTACGATAAAAATGGAGTCCCATTTGGTGTTTCCTTTGGAGGGCTAAAGGGCTCAGAGCCCAAACTCATTGAGATTGCATATGGGTTTGAACAGGCTACCATGATCAGGAAAGCTCCTCCGGTTTAA
- the LOC116033604 gene encoding uncharacterized protein LOC116033604, giving the protein MGAQCSKQVERRKAVHTEKKYLQDLQGKDGDDFPGSDYHPADRKNWMGGLDPAKLGVNQIVWPGTHDSATNKIGIPLISRPFAQCQSLSIYNQLVTGARVLDIRVQEDRKVCHGILTTYGVDVVINDVKKFLSETQSEIIILEIRTEYGHDDPADFDKYLEEELGEYLIHQDDQVFGKTIAELLPKRIICVWKPRKAAQPKAGGPLWSSGYLKDNWIDTDLPEKKFESNMQYLSEQQPVNSRKYFYRVENTATPQADNPVLCVYPVTNRIHPYARLFINQCISQGHADKLQIFSTDFIDEDFVDACVGFTSARLEGKV; this is encoded by the coding sequence atgggtGCTCAGTGCTCTAAGCAAGTTGAGCGACGAAAAGCTGTTCATACTGAGAAGAAATACTTGCAAGATCTTCAAGGCAAGGACGGCGATGATTTCCCCGGTTCTGATTACCACCCGGCTGATCGGAAAAACTGGATGGGAGGCCTTGACCCTGCCAAACTTGGTGTCAACCAAATCGTGTGGCCTGGGACTCACGATTCCGCCACAAACAAGATTGGAATTCCTCTCATTTCTCGCCCCTTCGCGCAGTGCCAATCCTTGTCAATCTACAACCAACTGGTGACCGGTGCTCGCGTTCTTGATATCCGGGTTCAGGAGGACCGGAAAGTGTGCCATGGAATTCTCACAACCTACGGCGTTGACGTTGTCATCAACGACGTCAAGAAGTTCCTGTCGGAGACCCAGTCGGAGATCATCATCCTGGAGATCCGTACCGAGTACGGCCACGATGATCCGGCCGATTTCGACAAATACCTGGAAGAAGAGCTGGGCGAGTATCTAATCCACCAGGACGACCAAGTGTTCGGCAAGACAATCGCAGAGCTACTCCCCAAAAGAATCATATGCGTTTGGAAGCCCAGGAAAGCGGCTCAACCCAAAGCAGGAGGTCCGCTATGGAGTTCCGGGTACCTGAAAGATAACTGGATAGACACGGACTTGCCGGAGAAGAAATTCGAGAGCAACATGCAGTATTTGAGCGAGCAGCAGCCCGTGAACTCCCGGAAATACTTTTACAGGGTAGAGAACACGGCCACGCCTCAGGCGGATAACCCGGTGCTGTGTGTTTATCCGGTGACAAACAGGATTCATCCCTATGCTAGACTGTTCATAAACCAATGCATCTCCCAGGGCCATGCTGATAAGTTGCAGATATTTTCAACTGATTTCATTGACGAGGATTTTGTGGACGCCTGTGTTGGCTTCACCAGCGCAAGGCTGGAAGGAAAAgtatag